A stretch of Lysobacter sp. K5869 DNA encodes these proteins:
- a CDS encoding NADH-quinone oxidoreductase subunit C, with amino-acid sequence MSPSDLAQRLDARFPQAAIVVAQPRGEITLEVAHDQWLEAARILRDELGFEQCVDVSGVDYLTYGSDEWDTDVSSEGFSRGVEGKSAGRFRWGEEPNGAEDAKPARRFAAVAHLLSYQHNARVRLKTFAPNDDLPVVDSLTSVHPGVNWFEREAFDLYGIVFEGHPDLRRILTDYGFVGHPFRKDFPLIGNVEVRYDADKRRVVYEPVSIEPRVGVPRVIREDARYQTAQGELSQREVK; translated from the coding sequence ATGAGCCCGTCCGATCTCGCCCAGCGCCTGGACGCGCGTTTCCCGCAAGCCGCCATCGTCGTCGCGCAACCGCGCGGCGAAATTACTTTGGAGGTCGCCCACGACCAGTGGCTCGAGGCAGCGCGCATCCTGCGCGACGAACTCGGCTTCGAGCAGTGCGTGGACGTCAGCGGCGTCGATTACCTCACCTACGGCAGCGACGAGTGGGACACCGACGTCTCCTCGGAAGGCTTCTCGCGCGGCGTGGAAGGCAAGAGCGCCGGCCGTTTCCGTTGGGGCGAAGAACCCAACGGCGCCGAGGACGCCAAGCCGGCGCGCCGCTTCGCCGCGGTCGCGCATCTGCTGTCGTACCAGCACAACGCGCGCGTGCGGCTGAAGACGTTCGCGCCGAACGACGATCTGCCGGTGGTCGATTCGCTGACCTCGGTGCACCCGGGCGTGAACTGGTTCGAGCGCGAAGCCTTCGATCTGTACGGCATCGTGTTCGAGGGCCATCCGGACCTGCGCCGCATCCTCACCGACTACGGTTTCGTCGGCCATCCGTTCCGCAAGGATTTCCCGCTGATCGGCAACGTCGAAGTGCGTTACGACGCCGACAAGCGCCGCGTGGTGTACGAGCCGGTCTCGATCGAGCCGCGCGTCGGCGTGCCGCGCGTGATCCGCGAGGATGCGCGCTACCAGACCGCGCAGGGCGAACTCTCGCAGCGCGAGGTGAAGTGA
- a CDS encoding NADH-quinone oxidoreductase subunit B translates to MGVIQTVSGLMHNPLPEGRLDDILRPEGENPLLQQGFVTTNLDTLWNWARTGSMWPMTFGLACCAVEMMHAGAARLDLDRYGVVFRPSPRQSDVMIVAGTLVNKMAPALRKVYDQMPDPKWVISMGSCANGGGYYHYSYSVVRGCDRVVPVDVYVPGCPPTAEALVYGILQLQRKIRRGTNFGDAKQGVRE, encoded by the coding sequence ATGGGAGTGATCCAAACCGTGTCCGGGTTGATGCACAACCCGTTGCCGGAAGGCCGCCTGGACGACATCCTGCGCCCCGAGGGCGAGAACCCGCTGTTGCAGCAGGGCTTCGTCACCACCAACCTCGACACGCTGTGGAACTGGGCGCGCACCGGCTCGATGTGGCCGATGACCTTCGGTCTGGCCTGCTGCGCGGTCGAGATGATGCACGCCGGCGCCGCGCGCCTGGACCTGGACCGCTACGGCGTGGTGTTCCGCCCCTCGCCGCGCCAGTCCGACGTGATGATCGTCGCCGGCACCCTGGTCAACAAGATGGCCCCGGCGCTGCGCAAGGTCTACGACCAGATGCCGGACCCGAAGTGGGTCATCTCGATGGGCAGCTGCGCCAACGGCGGCGGCTACTACCACTATTCCTACTCGGTGGTGCGCGGTTGCGACCGCGTGGTGCCGGTCGACGTCTACGTCCCGGGCTGCCCGCCGACCGCCGAAGCGCTGGTCTACGGCATCCTGCAGCTGCAGCGCAAGATCCGCCGCGGCACCAACTTCGGCGACGCCAAGCAGGGTGTGCGCGAATGA
- a CDS encoding NADH-quinone oxidoreductase subunit A: MLAEYLPTLLFLIVASGIGVALLVVGNVLGPKRPTAEKLSPYECGFEAFEDARMQFDVRYYLIAIQFIIFDLEIIFIVPWATVFRDLGVVGLIEMGIFASMLLLGFVYVWKKGALEWE; the protein is encoded by the coding sequence GTGCTGGCCGAATACCTGCCGACTCTGTTGTTCCTGATCGTCGCCAGCGGTATCGGCGTCGCCCTGTTGGTGGTAGGCAATGTGCTCGGGCCCAAGCGCCCGACCGCGGAGAAACTGTCTCCGTACGAATGCGGCTTCGAGGCCTTCGAAGACGCGCGCATGCAATTCGACGTGCGCTACTACCTCATCGCCATCCAGTTCATCATCTTCGATCTGGAAATCATCTTCATCGTGCCCTGGGCCACCGTGTTCCGAGATCTCGGCGTGGTCGGCCTGATCGAGATGGGCATTTTCGCCAGCATGCTCCTGCTCGGCTTCGTTTACGTCTGGAAGAAGGGAGCGCTCGAATGGGAGTGA
- the secG gene encoding preprotein translocase subunit SecG produces MLLFLNVIYVLIAIAMIALILMQRGAGAQAGSGFGGGASATVFGARGSSNFLSKSTKWLAVAFFTISLFMAWQASRTAPVQAGKPDLGLMGQVKEQPAPAPAATPAAVPQAPASGVPQAPATTAPAAPASAPAGNAPAGAAPAPAAEKPAQPPATMQPAAPAKQPANGG; encoded by the coding sequence ATGCTGTTGTTCCTCAACGTCATCTATGTGTTGATCGCGATCGCGATGATCGCCCTGATCCTGATGCAGCGCGGCGCGGGTGCGCAGGCCGGCTCGGGCTTCGGCGGCGGCGCCTCGGCGACCGTGTTCGGCGCCCGCGGTTCGTCGAACTTCCTGTCCAAGTCGACCAAGTGGCTGGCGGTCGCGTTCTTCACGATCAGCCTGTTCATGGCTTGGCAGGCCAGCCGCACCGCTCCGGTGCAGGCGGGCAAGCCGGATCTGGGCCTGATGGGCCAGGTCAAGGAACAGCCGGCGCCGGCTCCGGCCGCTACCCCGGCCGCGGTTCCGCAAGCTCCGGCCAGCGGCGTGCCGCAGGCTCCGGCGACGACGGCTCCGGCCGCCCCGGCTTCGGCTCCGGCCGGCAACGCGCCCGCCGGCGCGGCGCCGGCTCCGGCCGCCGAAAAGCCGGCGCAGCCGCCGGCGACGATGCAGCCGGCAGCCCCGGCAAAACAGCCGGCTAACGGCGGCTGA
- the tpiA gene encoding triose-phosphate isomerase, whose protein sequence is MRRRIVAGNWKLHGTREFAFALLDEVAAQTPPAGVERVILPPLPYLGELVEHYGERGLAFGAQDVSSNVKGAYTGEVSAQMLKEVGAVYGLVGHSERRQYHRETSELVARKFAAARDAGLVPILCVGETLEEREDGKTQWRLQEQLTPVLELLGVAALDGAIVAYEPVWAIGTGRTASPEQAQEVHAFIRSEIASHDARIAGSLPILYGGSVKADNAAALFSQPDVDGGLVGGASLVAADFNAIAAAAAP, encoded by the coding sequence ATGCGCCGCAGAATCGTCGCCGGAAACTGGAAGCTGCACGGCACCCGCGAATTCGCTTTCGCTTTGCTCGACGAAGTCGCCGCGCAGACCCCGCCGGCCGGCGTGGAGCGGGTGATCCTGCCGCCGCTGCCGTACCTGGGCGAGCTGGTCGAACACTACGGCGAACGCGGCCTGGCCTTCGGCGCGCAGGACGTCAGCAGCAACGTCAAGGGCGCCTACACCGGCGAAGTCTCGGCGCAGATGCTCAAGGAAGTCGGCGCGGTCTACGGGCTGGTCGGCCATTCCGAGCGCCGCCAGTACCACCGCGAAACCAGCGAGCTGGTCGCGCGCAAATTCGCGGCCGCCCGCGACGCCGGATTGGTGCCGATCCTGTGCGTCGGCGAGACCCTGGAAGAGCGCGAAGACGGCAAGACCCAGTGGCGCCTGCAGGAACAGCTCACCCCGGTGCTGGAACTGCTGGGCGTCGCGGCGCTCGACGGCGCCATCGTCGCCTACGAGCCGGTGTGGGCCATCGGCACCGGCCGGACCGCCTCTCCGGAGCAGGCGCAGGAAGTTCACGCATTCATCCGTAGCGAAATCGCTTCGCACGATGCTAGAATCGCTGGCTCGCTTCCGATCCTTTACGGCGGAAGCGTGAAAGCCGACAACGCCGCCGCGCTGTTTTCCCAGCCCGACGTCGATGGCGGACTGGTCGGCGGCGCCTCTCTGGTCGCGGCCGACTTCAACGCCATCGCTGCCGCGGCGGCGCCCTGA
- a CDS encoding DNA-deoxyinosine glycosylase has protein sequence MTLHSFPPLEAPDARVLVLGSMPGAASLAAGRYYAHPQNRFWPIMGALVGAGPDLDYPARVAALGAAGIALWDVLAQCEREGSLDSAIRDDTAVANDLAGLLARHPRIGTLLFNGAKAEQSFRRFVAPGLARPELRLVRLPSTSPANASQRAEMKLEAWREALRAAGARVR, from the coding sequence ATGACCCTGCACAGCTTCCCGCCGCTCGAAGCCCCCGACGCCCGCGTGCTGGTGCTCGGCAGCATGCCCGGCGCGGCGTCGCTCGCCGCCGGGCGCTACTACGCGCATCCGCAGAACCGGTTCTGGCCGATCATGGGCGCGCTGGTCGGGGCCGGGCCGGACCTCGACTATCCGGCGCGGGTGGCGGCGCTGGGCGCGGCCGGGATCGCGCTGTGGGACGTGCTGGCGCAATGCGAGCGCGAGGGCAGCCTGGATTCGGCGATCCGCGACGACACCGCGGTGGCCAACGATCTGGCCGGCCTGCTGGCGCGCCATCCGCGCATCGGCACGCTGTTGTTCAACGGCGCCAAGGCCGAGCAGAGCTTTCGCCGCTTCGTCGCGCCGGGCTTGGCGCGGCCGGAGTTGCGGCTGGTGCGGTTGCCGTCGACCAGCCCGGCCAATGCCTCGCAGCGCGCGGAGATGAAGCTGGAGGCGTGGCGGGAGGCGTTGCGCGCGGCGGGGGCGCGGGTGCGCTAG
- a CDS encoding 2-oxoglutarate and iron-dependent oxygenase domain-containing protein, producing MSQIPTLDIRRFDTDREAFVAELGAAYREWGFAGIRGHGISDAQIDRAYDVFKRFFALPEATKRQYHVPGGGGARGYTPFGVETAKDSKHFDLKEFWHVGREIARDSKYAADMPANLWPSEIAEFKEVAYGLYTTLDDLGSRVLSALALHIGLPENYFADKTDFGNSILRPIHYPPITADDIPNVRAGAHEDINLITLLVGASAAGLEVKSRQGEWVPFTADADTIVVNIGDMLQRLTNHVYPSTTHRVVNPPGEQARQPRYSTPFFLHPNPDFLIDVLPSTITAENPKRYPEPITAQGYLEERLREIKLK from the coding sequence GTGAGTCAGATTCCCACCCTCGACATTCGCCGCTTCGACACCGACCGCGAGGCCTTCGTCGCCGAACTCGGCGCGGCCTACCGCGAATGGGGCTTCGCGGGCATCCGCGGCCACGGCATCAGCGACGCGCAGATCGACCGCGCCTACGACGTGTTCAAGCGCTTCTTCGCCCTGCCCGAAGCCACCAAGCGCCAGTACCACGTGCCCGGCGGCGGCGGCGCGCGCGGCTACACCCCGTTCGGCGTGGAGACCGCCAAGGACTCCAAGCATTTCGATCTGAAGGAGTTCTGGCACGTCGGCCGCGAGATCGCGCGCGACTCCAAGTACGCCGCGGACATGCCGGCCAACCTGTGGCCGAGCGAAATCGCCGAGTTCAAGGAAGTCGCCTACGGCCTCTACACCACGCTCGACGACCTCGGCTCGCGCGTGCTCAGCGCGCTGGCCCTGCACATCGGCCTGCCGGAGAACTACTTCGCCGACAAGACCGACTTCGGCAACTCGATCCTGCGCCCGATCCACTACCCGCCGATCACCGCCGACGACATCCCGAACGTGCGCGCCGGCGCGCACGAGGACATCAACCTGATCACCTTGCTGGTCGGCGCCAGCGCCGCCGGCCTGGAAGTGAAGTCGCGCCAGGGCGAGTGGGTGCCGTTCACCGCCGACGCCGACACCATCGTGGTCAACATCGGCGACATGCTGCAGCGCCTGACCAACCACGTGTATCCGTCGACGACCCACCGCGTGGTCAACCCGCCGGGCGAACAGGCGCGCCAGCCGCGCTACTCGACTCCGTTCTTCCTGCACCCGAATCCGGATTTCCTGATCGACGTGCTGCCTTCGACGATCACCGCCGAGAATCCGAAGCGCTATCCCGAGCCGATCACGGCGCAGGGCTATTTGGAAGAGCGCTTGCGCGAGATCAAGTTGAAGTAA
- a CDS encoding sulfatase-like hydrolase/transferase yields MDVPAAGSAFQTRRALAWLTGFTLTNAAAAILIAALNIPFAHLAEHWKAALFLTLALPGHFVFFGALLGLLPLLLGRLTRRYSVLTVSAVILQAAWICLVATDAKVFALYRFHLNAMVANMVFGGAMQDQVVLSGSVWALIALAVTLVLALEIAAAWLWWRALRRRPGLTGIVRAWWLAAAVMLFGQLMVAYYDARGDRVILSQLPYIPWAQPITLKDSLRRFGVESDPNARMPSAGEGLLRYPRKPLDCETAPKLNVVVIVLESLRHDALDPRIMPNTWKLAQRSQWYDDHYSTGNATRFGLFGLLYGLPGGYWHPMLAEQRGSAFIGQMKKDGYAMHLYGSAPLYNPEFDRTVFSEVRDRLVNGPRERKSAERDMAILRDLQRDIAATAPQQRFFGFVFLDSTHQPYYMPKGYPPLFTPMAESINPIDFSPSHDPVPDFNRYRTAAHYADSLIGPFVDALESGPFAQDTVVVITGDHGEEFNDLKQNYWGHNGNFSEYQLRTPFVLYWPGKAAQKIGHVTSHEDLVPTLMTHALGCRNDSADYSTGRDLFGPGQPNRPLLVESWSQRGIRHGDKIYLFDNYGAATVVDDRYRPLPDAKVDPAAVSQSWEMLTRFQQR; encoded by the coding sequence ATGGACGTTCCCGCCGCAGGCTCCGCCTTCCAGACGCGTCGCGCCCTGGCCTGGCTGACCGGCTTCACCCTGACCAACGCCGCCGCCGCGATCCTCATCGCCGCGCTCAACATCCCCTTCGCCCATCTGGCCGAGCATTGGAAGGCGGCGCTGTTCCTGACCCTGGCCCTGCCCGGCCACTTCGTGTTCTTCGGCGCCCTGCTCGGCCTGCTGCCGCTGCTGCTGGGCCGGCTGACCCGGCGCTACAGCGTGCTGACCGTGTCCGCGGTGATCCTGCAGGCGGCGTGGATCTGTCTGGTCGCCACCGACGCCAAGGTGTTCGCGCTGTACCGCTTCCACCTCAACGCGATGGTCGCCAACATGGTGTTCGGCGGCGCGATGCAGGACCAAGTGGTGCTGTCGGGCTCGGTGTGGGCGCTGATCGCGCTCGCGGTGACGCTGGTGCTGGCGCTGGAAATCGCCGCGGCGTGGCTGTGGTGGCGCGCGCTGCGCCGCCGCCCCGGCCTGACCGGCATCGTGCGCGCGTGGTGGCTGGCCGCGGCGGTGATGCTGTTCGGCCAGTTGATGGTCGCCTACTACGATGCGCGCGGCGACCGGGTGATCCTGTCGCAGCTGCCGTACATCCCGTGGGCGCAGCCGATCACGCTGAAGGATTCGCTGCGCCGCTTCGGCGTGGAGAGCGACCCGAACGCGCGCATGCCCAGCGCCGGCGAAGGCCTGCTGCGCTATCCGCGCAAGCCGCTGGACTGCGAGACCGCGCCCAAGCTCAACGTGGTGGTGATCGTGCTCGAATCGCTGCGCCACGACGCGCTCGACCCGCGCATCATGCCCAACACCTGGAAGCTGGCGCAGCGCTCGCAGTGGTACGACGACCACTACAGCACCGGCAACGCCACCCGCTTCGGCCTGTTCGGCCTGCTCTACGGCCTGCCCGGCGGCTATTGGCATCCGATGCTGGCCGAGCAGCGCGGCTCGGCCTTCATCGGCCAGATGAAGAAAGACGGCTACGCCATGCATCTGTACGGCAGCGCGCCGCTGTACAACCCCGAGTTCGACCGCACCGTGTTCTCGGAAGTGCGCGACCGTTTGGTCAACGGCCCGCGCGAGCGCAAGAGCGCCGAGCGCGACATGGCGATCCTGCGCGATTTGCAGCGCGACATCGCCGCGACCGCGCCGCAGCAGCGGTTCTTCGGCTTCGTGTTCCTGGATTCGACCCACCAGCCCTACTACATGCCCAAGGGCTACCCGCCGCTGTTCACGCCGATGGCCGAATCGATCAACCCGATCGACTTCAGCCCCAGCCACGACCCGGTGCCGGACTTCAACCGCTACCGCACCGCCGCGCACTACGCCGATTCGCTGATCGGCCCGTTCGTCGACGCGCTGGAATCCGGGCCGTTCGCGCAGGACACCGTGGTGGTGATCACCGGCGATCACGGCGAGGAGTTCAACGACCTCAAGCAGAACTATTGGGGCCACAACGGCAACTTCTCCGAGTATCAGCTGCGCACCCCGTTCGTGCTGTATTGGCCGGGCAAGGCCGCGCAGAAGATCGGCCACGTCACCTCGCACGAAGATCTGGTGCCGACGCTGATGACCCACGCGCTGGGCTGCCGCAACGACAGCGCCGACTACAGCACCGGCCGCGACCTGTTCGGCCCGGGCCAGCCGAACCGGCCGCTACTGGTGGAAAGCTGGTCGCAACGCGGCATCCGCCACGGCGACAAGATCTACCTGTTCGACAACTACGGCGCGGCGACCGTGGTCGACGATCGCTACCGGCCGTTGCCGGACGCGAAGGTCGATCCGGCGGCGGTGAGCCAGTCGTGGGAGATGTTGACGCGGTTCCAGCAGCGCTGA
- the glmM gene encoding phosphoglucosamine mutase: MTRKYFGTDGIRGRVGEGAISADFVLRLGNAYGHALQRRDWRNPMVIIGKDTRISNYMFEAALEAGLVAAGVDVQLMGPMPTPAVAHLTRSLRADGGIVISASHNPHYDNGIKFFSADGEKLDDDTELAIEAALEQPFRTVDSERLGRAVRTRDAIGRYLEACKGSVSRGFDLSGLRIALDCANGATYQVGPLVLRELGARVDAIGVDPSGLNINDGVGSTHPQTLVEKVRASGADLGIAFDGDGDRVMFVDHEGRICDGDDLLYILATDWQETGRLHGPVVGTLMTNYGLERALEQRGIGFIRAKVGDRYVHQQLMAHGGVLGGEASGHLLCLDRTSTGDGIVSALQVLEVLARRKLSLREALAGLQRVPQKTVNVRFEGQTKPTEAASVKEALKLAEAAVAGRGRAFLRPSGTEPVVRVTVEADDAALMQNTLDALSAAVKAAM, translated from the coding sequence ATGACCCGCAAATACTTCGGCACCGACGGCATCCGCGGCCGCGTCGGCGAGGGCGCCATTTCGGCCGACTTCGTCCTGCGCCTGGGCAACGCCTACGGCCACGCGCTGCAGCGCCGCGACTGGCGCAACCCGATGGTCATCATCGGCAAGGACACCCGCATCTCGAACTACATGTTCGAGGCCGCGCTCGAGGCCGGCCTGGTCGCCGCCGGCGTGGACGTGCAACTGATGGGCCCGATGCCGACCCCCGCGGTCGCGCACCTGACCCGCTCGCTGCGCGCCGACGGCGGCATCGTCATCTCCGCCTCGCACAACCCGCATTACGACAACGGCATCAAGTTCTTTTCCGCCGACGGCGAAAAGCTCGACGACGACACCGAACTGGCGATCGAGGCCGCGCTGGAGCAGCCGTTCCGCACGGTCGACTCCGAGCGCCTGGGCCGCGCGGTGCGCACCCGCGACGCCATCGGCCGTTATCTGGAAGCGTGCAAGGGCTCGGTCTCGCGCGGCTTCGACCTCAGCGGCTTGCGCATCGCGCTGGACTGCGCCAACGGCGCCACCTATCAGGTCGGCCCGCTGGTGCTGCGCGAGCTCGGCGCGCGCGTCGACGCCATCGGCGTGGACCCGAGCGGTTTGAACATCAACGACGGCGTCGGCTCGACCCACCCGCAGACCCTGGTCGAGAAAGTGCGCGCCAGCGGCGCGGACCTCGGCATCGCCTTCGACGGCGACGGCGACCGGGTGATGTTCGTCGATCACGAAGGCCGCATCTGCGACGGCGACGATCTGCTCTACATCCTCGCCACCGACTGGCAAGAGACCGGCCGCCTGCACGGCCCGGTGGTCGGCACGCTGATGACCAACTACGGCCTGGAGCGCGCGCTGGAACAGCGCGGCATCGGCTTCATCCGCGCCAAGGTCGGCGACCGCTACGTGCACCAGCAATTGATGGCCCACGGCGGCGTGCTCGGCGGCGAAGCCTCCGGCCACTTGCTGTGCCTGGACCGCACCAGCACCGGCGACGGCATCGTCAGCGCGCTGCAGGTGCTGGAAGTGCTGGCGCGGCGCAAGCTGTCGCTGCGCGAAGCGCTGGCCGGCTTGCAGCGGGTGCCGCAGAAGACCGTCAACGTGCGCTTCGAGGGTCAGACCAAGCCCACCGAAGCCGCCTCGGTCAAGGAAGCGCTGAAGTTGGCCGAAGCCGCGGTCGCCGGCCGCGGCCGCGCGTTCCTGCGTCCCTCGGGCACCGAGCCGGTCGTGCGGGTGACGGTCGAAGCCGACGACGCGGCGCTGATGCAGAACACGCTCGACGCTTTGTCGGCGGCGGTGAAGGCGGCGATGTAA
- the accD gene encoding acetyl-CoA carboxylase, carboxyltransferase subunit beta, translated as MSWLKKLMPSGIRTETGAAKRRSVPEGLWEKCERCGAVLYRPELEENLEVCPKCSFHMPIRARARLNAFLDAGSGQEIAAELSPVDVLKFKDQKKYSERFKAAQKSTGERDSLIAMVGALKQRPLVACAMDFAFMGGSMGSVSGERFARGAERALAEGVPMVCFAASGGMRMQESLFSLMQMAKASAALGRMRDAGLPFVSVMTHPTFGGTTASFAMLGDLNLAEPGALIGFAGPRVIEQTVREKLPEGFQRSEFLLEHGTVDQICDRREMRERISHLLALLTKQPQPEDDVEAA; from the coding sequence ATGTCGTGGCTCAAGAAACTCATGCCGTCCGGCATCCGCACCGAGACCGGCGCCGCCAAGCGCCGCAGCGTCCCGGAGGGTCTGTGGGAGAAGTGCGAACGCTGCGGCGCCGTGCTCTACCGGCCCGAGCTCGAGGAAAACCTCGAGGTCTGCCCGAAGTGCAGTTTCCACATGCCGATCCGCGCCCGCGCGCGCCTGAACGCCTTCCTCGACGCGGGCAGCGGGCAGGAGATCGCCGCCGAGCTGAGCCCGGTCGACGTGCTCAAGTTCAAGGATCAGAAGAAGTACTCCGAACGCTTCAAGGCCGCGCAGAAATCCACCGGCGAGCGCGACTCGCTGATCGCGATGGTCGGCGCGCTCAAGCAGCGCCCGCTGGTGGCCTGCGCGATGGACTTCGCCTTCATGGGCGGCTCGATGGGCTCGGTCAGCGGCGAGCGCTTCGCCCGCGGCGCCGAGCGCGCCCTGGCCGAAGGCGTGCCGATGGTCTGCTTCGCCGCCAGCGGCGGCATGCGCATGCAGGAAAGCCTGTTCTCGCTGATGCAGATGGCCAAGGCCTCCGCCGCGCTCGGCCGCATGCGCGACGCCGGCCTGCCGTTCGTTTCGGTCATGACCCATCCGACCTTCGGCGGCACCACCGCCTCGTTCGCGATGCTCGGCGACCTCAACCTCGCCGAACCCGGCGCGCTGATCGGCTTCGCCGGCCCGCGCGTGATCGAGCAGACCGTGCGCGAGAAGCTGCCCGAAGGTTTCCAGCGCAGCGAATTCCTGCTCGAACACGGCACCGTCGACCAGATCTGCGACCGCCGCGAAATGCGCGAGCGCATTTCGCATCTGCTGGCGCTGCTGACCAAGCAGCCGCAGCCGGAAGACGACGTCGAAGCGGCGTGA
- the trpA gene encoding tryptophan synthase subunit alpha, which yields MNRIDAKFHHLQAAGRKALIPFLTAGDPSLEATVPAMHALVEAGADVLELGVPFSDPMADGPTIQRSSERAIARGAGLGWVLQAVAQFRQSDATTPVVLMGYLNPIEIRGAQRFARDAVAAGVDGVLLVDLPPEEADELRAAFAETGLALILLASPTTTDARLALLCDGAQGYLYYVSFAGVTGADRLDADAANDRLHRIRQRAKVPVVAGFGIKDAASAAAMASEAEGIVVGSALVAALAEAGSPDAAARTAREFLAPLRGALDAA from the coding sequence ATGAACCGAATCGACGCCAAGTTCCACCACCTGCAAGCCGCCGGCCGCAAAGCGCTGATCCCGTTCCTGACCGCCGGCGATCCCTCGCTGGAAGCGACCGTGCCGGCGATGCACGCGCTGGTCGAGGCCGGCGCCGACGTGCTCGAGCTCGGGGTGCCGTTCTCCGATCCGATGGCCGACGGCCCGACCATCCAGCGCAGCTCCGAGCGCGCGATCGCGCGCGGCGCCGGGCTGGGCTGGGTGCTGCAGGCGGTGGCGCAGTTCCGCCAGAGCGACGCGACCACGCCGGTGGTGCTGATGGGCTACCTCAATCCGATCGAAATCCGCGGCGCCCAGCGCTTCGCCCGCGACGCGGTCGCGGCCGGCGTCGACGGCGTGTTGCTGGTCGATCTGCCGCCGGAAGAAGCCGACGAACTGCGCGCGGCCTTCGCCGAAACCGGGTTGGCGCTGATCCTGCTGGCCTCGCCGACCACCACCGACGCGCGCCTGGCGCTGCTGTGCGACGGCGCCCAGGGTTACCTCTACTACGTCAGCTTCGCCGGCGTGACCGGCGCCGACCGTCTCGACGCCGACGCCGCCAACGACCGCCTGCACCGGATCCGCCAGCGCGCCAAGGTGCCGGTCGTGGCCGGTTTCGGCATCAAGGACGCCGCCAGCGCGGCGGCGATGGCGAGCGAGGCCGAGGGCATCGTGGTCGGCAGCGCCCTGGTTGCGGCCCTGGCCGAGGCCGGCTCGCCCGACGCCGCGGCGCGCACCGCGCGCGAATTCCTCGCGCCCCTGCGCGGCGCCCTCGACGCCGCCTGA
- the trpB gene encoding tryptophan synthase subunit beta, translated as MSAEPIPHNVSDQPIDFHAYPDAQGHFGRFGGRFVAETLIAPIEELAKAYDEARVDPAFIEAFERDLAHYVGRPSPIYHAERLSDEVGGARILLKREDLNHTGAHKINNTIGQALLASRMGKTRIIAETGAGQHGVASATVAARLGLECVVYMGATDIERQKINVYRMKLLGATVVPVTSGSQTLKDALNEAMRDWVTNVRDTFYIIGTVAGPDPYPRMVRDFNAVVGREARAQMLAEYGRLPDAVTACVGGGSNAIGLFHAFLNDRGVRIVGAEAAGDGIDTGRHAASLAAGRPGVLHGNRTYVLCDDDGQIVETHSVSAGLDYPGVGPEHAFLKDTGRAEYVGVTDEEALDAFRTLARTEGILAALESSHAIAQAIKLARSMPKDQIVLCNLSGRGDKDVHTIAGREGLHF; from the coding sequence ATGTCCGCCGAACCGATCCCTCACAACGTTTCCGATCAGCCCATCGATTTCCACGCCTATCCCGACGCGCAAGGCCACTTCGGCCGGTTCGGCGGCCGCTTCGTCGCCGAGACCCTGATCGCGCCGATCGAGGAACTGGCCAAGGCCTACGACGAGGCGCGGGTCGATCCCGCCTTCATCGAAGCCTTCGAGCGCGACCTCGCCCATTACGTCGGCCGCCCGAGCCCGATCTATCACGCCGAGCGCCTCAGCGACGAAGTCGGCGGCGCGCGCATCCTGCTCAAGCGCGAAGACCTCAACCACACCGGCGCGCACAAGATCAACAACACCATCGGCCAGGCGCTGCTCGCCAGCCGCATGGGCAAGACCCGCATCATCGCCGAGACCGGCGCCGGCCAGCACGGCGTCGCCAGCGCCACCGTGGCCGCGCGCCTGGGCCTGGAGTGCGTGGTCTACATGGGCGCGACCGACATCGAGCGGCAGAAGATCAACGTCTACCGCATGAAGCTGCTCGGCGCGACCGTGGTGCCGGTGACCAGCGGCTCGCAGACGCTCAAGGACGCGCTCAACGAAGCGATGCGCGATTGGGTGACCAACGTGCGCGACACCTTCTACATCATCGGCACCGTCGCCGGTCCCGATCCGTATCCGCGCATGGTCCGCGACTTCAACGCCGTGGTCGGGCGCGAAGCGCGCGCGCAGATGCTGGCCGAATACGGCCGCCTGCCCGATGCGGTCACCGCCTGCGTCGGCGGCGGCAGCAACGCCATCGGCCTGTTCCACGCCTTCCTCAACGACCGCGGCGTGCGCATCGTCGGCGCCGAAGCGGCCGGCGACGGCATCGACACCGGCCGCCACGCCGCCTCGCTGGCGGCCGGCCGCCCGGGCGTGCTGCACGGCAACCGCACCTACGTGCTGTGCGACGACGACGGCCAGATCGTGGAAACGCATTCGGTCTCCGCCGGCCTCGACTATCCGGGCGTCGGCCCCGAACACGCCTTCCTCAAGGACACCGGCCGCGCCGAGTACGTCGGCGTCACCGACGAGGAAGCGCTCGACGCGTTCCGCACCCTGGCGCGCACCGAAGGCATCCTCGCCGCGCTCGAATCCAGCCACGCCATCGCCCAGGCGATCAAGCTGGCGCGTTCGATGCCGAAGGATCAGATCGTGCTGTGCAATCTTTCCGGCCGCGGCGATAAGGACGTGCATACGATCGCCGGGCGCGAGGGTTTGCATTTCTGA